ATTGGGGACCATggctgaaagcagcagcagcagcacctagGTCTCTGAGTCCTCATATTGTCATAGGTGGACTTTGGGCTGTTACACTGTTTAACATTATAGCAAGAGTATCGAATACAAGTACCAGAGTTCAGAAATCCCTGTGCTGAAATGTCAGGACTTCATGACGTGCCTACTTTTGAGGGCTTGTAGCCATTAGAAACCAACATCTGGCCTCCATAGTTCAGAGGATACTGTGTTAGTCAGTGAAGGCCAGTGTTTTGGAGTTCAGTAATCATCCTTTAGTACCTTCTGTTAGAAATGTAgcatcttaatttttatttgctatTGCTCGGACCTGTgcggcactgcagcagcctttgtGGGGCCTGCTAGCGTCCCAGCAGCTGCCGTATTCCTACTATTGACTGCCAAATCTATTGTATTGGTTTTCCTTTTCATCTACTCTATTTAGAAACAGGCAGATATCTTATTAGTTTGTATCAGCCTTATATGCATAAATGTCTCTGAATAGCATTCTCTTCTTTGTCATCTAACTCAGCTATACTGATAGCTCATCTTTATTCAGAATCTAATATACAAACCATCTTACTCAACAGATTTGCTCTTTCCCTTTACTTCATTTTTTCCGTCACATGAGAAGTTTCTTGTTGGATGACCCTCTCTGGGGAAAACTGTGAAAATCTTTAGCATTCAGTATTACCCATAGATTTTTCTTGAGGTAGAGTCTCATTAGGAGAACACTTACCATCCTCAGTATTTTTTAAGCATTTCAGTTAAGCTCAAAATATTCTTTGAGGTGGAAGAACTTCCTTCATGCTCTCTTTAAGAGATTATCAAGCTTAAGAAGGCATTTGGGAAAAGTTTATATGGAATAGATCAAAGCTTTGTCCTGCCTGTCCTTTGTACAGTGTCCTGTGTTGAATTGCCATCTCTCCTGAGTTGTCCATGAAAACTGTAAATGAGATGTATGGACTTGGTTTGACCTAACTGGTGACGTGCTGGTTTCTACAAGCTCACATCCCTTGAATGTTCTGGCTACCTTTTCAACTCTGTGCTTCTGCATCGATAGCTGACAAACTTTCTTTCATtgcagacaaaacagaaaataagaaagCTTCCTGGTGTCTTACGTACTGCCTTATGTCCTTCTTATTTCActgatgcttttcttttccttctctgggaAACAAATATAGCTGCTGCTGACATCTTTAGCCTCACAAAGAGTTAGGAACAGTtaaaattcttgtttttcagATGCTGGGAAATCCTGACAGTGAATTAAAAGTAATGGATGGCACGGAAGAGATGGAAACGTCTGCTGCAGAACAAGGACAAGATATTATCATGCGCAGTCCAGAGAAGGACATCTGCCCAGAGACTAACTTGGCTCAGTCTGGAGAACCACAGATACCAGACCCTAAACCAGGTGCATATCTTAAAGCTGTTTAGTGTAGTTTACATGGTATTGCTGGGGCCTCATGTTTATGTTCAAGTGTTATGGTACTCTAGGTATTAATGTTTGAAAGCACTGTCATTCGTGTAGCTTTGTTAATCTAGGTGTGTTTGTAGGTAGCACAAGCTACCTAGCAATAGCTAGCGTGACTTATTATGTGCATATTAGCAAACAGTGCCCCTCAGAGGCACATATAGTCTCCCTTCTATATGTGAAGTAGAAAGCTAGTATAAAAGACTTGAATTAGAAGTAAATGCAGACAGTTTAGTTTTTCTTCAGTAACTGCAGAAAACTATACAACTTTTTCCAGCATTAGCAGCAACAGACTAActctttaaaatattgaaatattcttatttttcagATGCTTTGTGTAGTGATTTGATGTGCACTGGTAGAAATCCTTTTGATATGGTAAGCTACCCATTATGTTTATTTGACTACAACAATCCATTTGTTTGTAATACTGTTAACCTTtcctactgaattagtcattacatggagaaaattaaaCTCTGAGAAGATGTTATCAAACCAGTTCATACAGCTTATTCTAATAAACACAGGCCATAATTCCTGTCTCCCTGCACTGGGTTCAGACTGTTTTTCCTTATCGCACATGTTGCGTAGGATGAATTGAGACATTTATAACACAGAATATGTCTGATTCTTATCAGATTGACCCTTTAAATCATATTCCTTGTGGATTTTCTTGTAAATATTTACTAACATAATCTAGTTGTTTGAACTGGCTGATCTTTTACATCCACTTTCTTATTGGAGTTTTCCAGGTGTGTTGCATCTCTTGATTTTATAGCTTTATCTTTGAGAGCTAGAAGTAGATTCAACAGGGAAAAGCAGGTGTACAAAGACTTTCAAAACTGTTTAAAGAATTTGGGTATCCAATTTCCTCAGTCTTGTCCTGGTACTGATGGTGGTGTATGGCTTTGAACTGTGCCTTTTGCTTTGGAAAAGGGTTACAGTGGTAGCTATTGTCACACACAAGCAAGCTCATCTACTAAACTGCTGAAGGTTTAAGGAACATTTTCAGATCTGCCTGACAAAGTGGCGCTTTGCCTTAATCTTGCTTGTTCTAAAACTGTGATGTGTCCAAATTATTGAATAAGATGCAGTAGAATTGCTTGCTTCTCCTGTTCCTTTGTTAAAAGcattttctgctatttttatcCTGTGATTTCTACATGGCCTGTCAAATATAAAGGCATCTAACATGCATAAGCAGTGGCCTGGCAGTAATTACTATTGCTGTGGTGTTTATACAGATAGCATTAGAGAAAGGGGAATTTGCTGTTAGCTTATCTTGTGTTCTTGCAGTGCTATGTTTTGGAGAGCAGATAACTGTTACTTGAACACTTACTTCACACTTTAATTCCCCCCACAGCCAGTGATGGATGGTGAGCTTCCCTTCACTCCAGTCAAGAACAAAGCCCAGAAGTTCGCAGCAGCTGAAACATTCAGTGACCTGATTgtattttctcccctttctccctctggGGAAAAATGAAGAGTGACTTGAAATTCAAAACGTGTAAATTCTATTAATGAAAAAACATAAAGGATGTCTGGGATACAGTCTGCTACCCCTGAACCATGCTCTGAGTGAATATCTATACTATTTTATAGTGGaacttattaaaatattttgtaatgttTTATAGTGCAGACATTACGCACTGATTACTGCTGTATAGAAATAGCAGTGTGTTTGCTGGTTATACTGCTGTATCCAGTGACTGCATACTCTGATGCCaacctgaaatattttcattttttatagttTCGTGTAATTCCTATCTACTTCAAGTTGTAAAATTATTCATCTTcaggcttttctctctcctgaccTTTCCTACCTCATGAATTATTTTCCTAAGAGATGGCTACTGGGTTAACTGTACCTGTGCCCTCTTTCTGATGGGAGGGCACCTTCTGGGGGTAAGAGCTGCCCTGGTACCTACCCCAAAGTGCCCTTCCGTACCCTACCACTGTTACCAGGGTAGCGTTACGCCCTTGGGCTCTAGTGTTCAGTGCATGAACTGTGCTTAATCCCCAGATCTGACAAGGTTTGATGCATGTAATACTTTCCTGTTACACAGTGGTTACAACCGCTTGTTCTGTGACAGTGGAAACAATTTCAGGAAAAGGATTTGAAAGTCAGATAATCTTTTCCCTGCAGTATATTAAATAgagtgtgtgtggttttgttttgtttttatttttggttttcagcAGGTACCTGTGTCCTTGAGTACCTTCAAACCAAGCCCCATttgctctcctcttttttttcaggtGAAGATCTCTTAACCTCTTTCTCTGAACACTTGACATGTTATTGTCAGCCTCTTCTTGCATCTTATTCCTTACACATTCTCTTATCTGGACTAATATATTCATGTATAGGGAACATGCAAGTTACTAACTAAATATAAAGAATAAGCTATTGGAGTACCTTCAGCTgtcatatttttaagaaataccTGACTGGGCTTCTTCTTGCAATGATGATCTTAGCGTAATGCACATTCTTGCCACTAGCCTGTATTGTAAACCAAGCGAAGGGAATGCAAATCCCTCAGGCTGTAACCTTTCACAGTGGAAAGCATTGCCACTACAGCTAGGGCAGCTTGTCTGAGTTAAGATTTAACCTGAAAGTTGTGTACGTATTACACTGAAAtaaaagagaggaagctgaccTGACTTGGTGTTACTGTGCTGGAATCAACTTTCTTCAATAGTAGATCCAGTTTTATGGATAGTTGCAAAAAACTAGCTCTCACtgacttgctttttctcttcagcCTTCAACACTGTGCAATGAATAGTGGTAAGGAGGGATTTCTGACATCTGACGTGTACGCGCATGCCAGTGTTAGCAGTGTGCTGGTCTAGGCTTTCGCATCTACTGGGAACGTGAACACTGTGCTGCTTGTAATGCGACAGCCCCAAGGATAAATGGAGTGACTGTTATATAAAAGGGCGAGACGAGTCAAAGATCCTTGGAAACTTCGGCAGCGGCTTATTGCACTGCTCTTGTTTTGCAGACGAGACTAGATCAACAGCGAAAGGAACATACTTTAATTGCCAGTCTGACTCATGAGGTGAACATGCCAGTAAACCTCCTCCCCACCCTCAAACCAGTCCTGACTGACATGGAAGCGATGAGGCAAGGGAAGCACGAGGCTTGTGGCCTGTTTAAGGGCGCACATAACACTTTGTACAAAGCAGATATTCTGAGAGGAAAGTGCGTTCAGGGCATGCCGGTCTGGGCCACCCCACGCCGCTCTGACAGCAGAAGGTGCCTTTGAAACCAGGGAGACCGGTAACTTCCTAGCAATGATCCAGAGAGGGGATTTTTGCTCTTCAATTTTTGAACCCAATCCTGAAGTACCTGGTCAGGATCAGAGGCTGCtatagttttacctgttttcagcATTTCCTAGGGGACAACTTCAGGGAGGTGACACTTCTCTGAACTACGCACAGCCCCTTCACAGCCTGGGCACGCAACTCCTGCCCTCGTGCTCCCCTAGGGACTGAACTCATGTCCTTTCCTTCTCTACTCCCGTTCCTTCAGTGGAAAGGGAATAACAGTGCTCTACCTAGCAGAGGAATTGAGGCTAAAAATATCAACTACTGTCTGATACCAGGTGTGGTTCAGGATTCCTGCTCTGCCCCTCATAGGACCACTAGCCGTATAGCACAGGCTGCTTTCCCAAGTGCTTCTCTCCTTACAAGTCAGAAACGGCTCTTATTCATTACCCTTGGCAACGAGCGTCTCATTCTCTACCGCAAAAATTCAGAGACTTCCCTATTTGAACTTTGAACGTGCTGCAGGAGATTGTCTTTTGACAtcttacagaaaacaaattttactTTCAgagtatattttaattaaatgtagTAAAAGTATTCATGCAAGAAGGCACTTCTGTTACCGCCTTAGTGTTACAGCACTAAGCAATGAAAGCAATGAGACCACCTTAGCTATATCATGGTAGGCATAACGCTGGTGAGGGAGATGTCCCCAGCAATGCAGAGTTTGGTGACTTCGTTCAGTCTCTTCTCACGGTGGTTGTACTGCAGCAAGTGAGCATCATTGACCGCTACCTTGAAATGATCCGCCTCACAAAGGACCTGGACCTGAAATAAAAGCACCAAATTAGTCCTAGATTTGTTGTAGTAGGAAATCAGACCGGAAGCAAGCAGGTTTGGCACCTGgtgaagggctgctgccagcCGAGTCCAGCCTGGTGGCGCGTAGGAGTATGAGCTGGTACAGCAACTGTCCTTTGCGAAAACATTGGCGGCCTTTGCCTTCCCAGAAGCCCTCATCTACTCTTTCTCCATGACAATTTAGCTAAGCCTCTCCTCGTGACTGCCGCAGTGTTTTCGGGTTGCAGTACCCTACGTTTCACACAGCGAGAGCTGCGTTCTCACCATGCATGAACCCAttctgcaggagaagcagttTGGGAAGGGTTGTtggctgctctccctgcaggcTCTTTGGAGACCTAACTGACCTGAAGATGGCTTACCCTAGCAGGAGGAAAAATGCATTATGGAAACCTCTTTAACAACTGCTGGAGCATGGCAGCATAAATGGGGAAAATTTAATAATAAATAGTGAGACCATAAATTACAGAAATTACATCTCAGGCATCTTCCTTCTAAGTGGAAACTGATTCATGTGGGAAAGCATCAAGGTCCTTAGGGTTAGTCCTCGTCCTGTTACACAGCCCTGATGAAACAACCCTGCCAGCACGTGGTGCGGGTGCTGCTGGCACGTTAACACCGTGTTGGTGTCACCAGGACAACTTGCAGGTGGATTTTGGAGTTACTGCTCTCAGAAGACACGCATCTAAGAGGCCCAGCTCTGCCGGACCCATGAGATGTCCAAGTCCCAGGCTGGTGGCCCAGCGTTGGGGCTGACACAGCTTTCTGCCCAGCACCTGCAGGGCGAGCAGACACAAAGCCTAATGCTGGGCAGCGACAGCGTTGGGTCAAACGAGGAACTGGAGCGGCTGAAGGCTTCAGGAATAAGCTGGGTTTACAAGCAGGTGGAGGAACTGCATTTTTCAGACAAGCTAAAGGGTGCGCGTGTATCTGCCTCTCCGTGTTGTGTACCAAACAAGTTGGCCCTTCCGGCATGGTTAAggagtttgggggggttttttggttacCTTGAAGGGTTTTCCAGCTTCAAAGGGAAATCGAGGCgctgttctctcctcctttccccagttGTTCTGCAACATTGAATTACAGACGATGACTTTTCCATAACTGTCATCGAAGCGGGGATTAAAGTGGAAGGCGATGTCGTGCCCTCTCTTGAAATCCAGGGAAAATCTGCAAAGGCAATAAACGGTTTAGCCGCTCTCACTACGAAAGCCCTGACCCTGATTGCGGGGCTCGCCAAAAGCAGCGCTGCGCCCGCTGGGTGCTTGGCGCCCCGGTACCTCTTCGGTTTCGCGTTCATCGTCCCCGTGATGGTTATGAGCATCCGCGGCATGAGGCCTGCCTGCAGCGGCAGATCGAAGGGGACTTTCTGGGAAAGAGCAGGGAGTCGTCGTTAGCAGGGAAGCACGTTAACGCGTGGCAAAAGCCAAGGGCTCGGGGCACAGCAGGAGCTCTCGGCCCGCCGCTCGCGCgtccccgcggagccgccccaCCAGGGACGGGGTGCCGCGCCGGCCGCCCTCAGCACCCCGAGAGCCCGCGGAGGCGTTCGGCCCGACCCCGGATCCCTCCCGCGGCCAAGCACAGACGAAACGCGACGGAGCCGTTACCATCGGCATGGCCGGTGCCCCTTGCGGAGGAGAGGGCCCAAATCCGGGGCCGCTCGGCGGCTGCGCCGGGGCAGGATAGGGCCCTAGTCCTGCTGGCGCTCCAGGGAAGGTTCCAGGTACTCCGGCATACGGTCCCGGTCCCGGATAAGCGCCCGGTGCTGCTGGCGGCCCCGGGTAGGTCCCCGGCGGGCCGGGGTATCCCGGgaaggcgccggggccgggcggctggTTgccccaggcggcggcggcggggggccagCCTTGGCCCGGGGGAGCGCTGGGGTTCGGGCCGGTGCCGCTGGGCAAGGCGTCGGAGAGCTGCACGGACAGAGGGCAACGGAGCATCAGCATTAGGAAGGAGATGGTACGGAGCAAGAGCGCGGCCAGGAAAGGGGAGCCGGCTTTACCAGCATGGACGGAGGAGCCCGGGGGAGCGAAAGCTGGATGGGATACGGGTGCTCTTGCAGCTACAAACGGGGGGTAGAGCTGTTTCAAGTGGCTCCGGATTCATTTCGGAGCAGGATGCCAGAGCGGCGGCGGGATGCTCTGACCCAAAAGTCCCCACTGGTCCCCCAACATCCACGGGCTTTGGGGCA
This is a stretch of genomic DNA from Apteryx mantelli isolate bAptMan1 chromosome 4, bAptMan1.hap1, whole genome shotgun sequence. It encodes these proteins:
- the LGALS3 gene encoding galectin-3, whose protein sequence is MADGFSLSDALPSGTGPNPSAPPGQGWPPAAAAWGNQPPGPGAFPGYPGPPGTYPGPPAAPGAYPGPGPYAGVPGTFPGAPAGLGPYPAPAQPPSGPGFGPSPPQGAPAMPMKVPFDLPLQAGLMPRMLITITGTMNAKPKRFSLDFKRGHDIAFHFNPRFDDSYGKVIVCNSMLQNNWGKEERTAPRFPFEAGKPFKVQVLCEADHFKVAVNDAHLLQYNHREKRLNEVTKLCIAGDISLTSVMPTMI